A portion of the Microbulbifer agarilyticus genome contains these proteins:
- a CDS encoding LON peptidase substrate-binding domain-containing protein: MSLIPLFPLNMALFPGVTLPLRIFEQRYLRLVTESLKSDTGFGVVLIRSGKEVGPSEVWPLGLYVRVVDWSQGEEGLLHIDVAGESRFRVLETHREEDGLLMAEVEWLPDEESHPVPESCDGLLAVLNELKQHAATLALKFAPVESAEVLSWQLAQLLPLEDSARVELLASHDPLERLASIAANLDQWAKE; this comes from the coding sequence CCTTATTCCGCTCTTTCCCCTCAACATGGCCCTGTTTCCCGGGGTGACGCTACCGCTGCGCATCTTCGAGCAGCGCTATCTGCGGTTGGTGACTGAATCCTTGAAGTCCGACACCGGTTTCGGGGTGGTATTGATTCGCAGTGGCAAGGAAGTGGGGCCATCGGAAGTCTGGCCGCTGGGGTTGTATGTCCGCGTGGTGGATTGGAGTCAGGGCGAAGAGGGGTTGCTGCATATCGACGTGGCCGGTGAGTCTCGCTTCCGCGTGCTGGAAACACATCGGGAAGAAGACGGTTTGCTGATGGCGGAAGTAGAGTGGCTGCCCGACGAGGAGTCCCACCCGGTGCCGGAGAGCTGCGACGGCCTGCTTGCGGTGCTGAACGAGCTGAAGCAACACGCGGCAACCCTGGCGCTGAAATTTGCGCCGGTTGAGTCCGCGGAGGTGCTGTCCTGGCAGTTGGCACAGCTGCTGCCTTTAGAGGATTCTGCGCGGGTGGAATTGCTGGCAAGTCACGATCCGCTGGAGCGGCTGGCAAGTATTGCCGCCAATCTGGATCAATGGGCGAAGGAATAA